In Mercurialis annua linkage group LG5, ddMerAnnu1.2, whole genome shotgun sequence, a single genomic region encodes these proteins:
- the LOC126682292 gene encoding probable nucleoside diphosphate kinase 5, with amino-acid sequence MTVRSGSLLICLLISLFFTISSSSNESREENTLAMIKPDGLLGNYTERIKEMIVRSGFNIAKEIVTQLDEDHASTFYAEHSSRSFFPNLIKYMTSGPVLAMVLKKENAVVDWRALIGPTDAHKAKITHPDSIRALCGLDSEKNCVHGSDSLESAQREISFFFGEIYSGEAVGIHDEL; translated from the exons ATGACTGTTCGCTCCGGCTCACTCTTAATTTGCCTTCTGATTTCGTTGTTCTTCACAATCAG TTCTTCAAGCAATGAAAGCAGAGAGGAGAATACACTGGCTATGATAAAGCCAGATGGATTATTAGGTAATTATACCGAAAGGATAAAAGAGATGATTGTGCGATCTGGTTTCAATATTGCTAAGGAAATCGTTACCCAACTTGACGAAGACCATGCTTCAACGTTTTATGCCGAGCACTCTTCCAGGAGCTTCTTTCCGAATCTTATAAAATACATGACAAG TGGTCCCGTGTTGGCTATGGTATTGAAGAAAGAAAATGCGGTTGTAGATTGGCGTGCTCTGATTGGACCAACTGATGCACATAAAGCTAAGATTACACATCCTGACAG CATCAGAGCACTGTGTGGGCTGGACTCAGAAAAGAACTGTGTTCATGGCTCAGACTCATTGGAATCAGCTCAAAGAGAAATCTCCTTTTTCTTTGGAGAGATATACTCAG